In the Nothobranchius furzeri strain GRZ-AD chromosome 15, NfurGRZ-RIMD1, whole genome shotgun sequence genome, one interval contains:
- the rhoab gene encoding rho-related GTP-binding protein RhoA-B: MAAIRKKLVIVGDGACGKTCLLIVFSKDQFPEVYVPTVFENYVADIEVDCKQVELALWDTAGQEDYDRLRPLSYPDTDVILMCFSIDSPDSLENIPEKWTPEVKHFCPNVPIILVGNKKDLRNDEHTRRELAKMKQEPVKSEEGRDMAGRIAASGYMECSAKTKEGVREVFEMATRAALQARRGKKNNKCALL; this comes from the exons ATGGCAGCCATCCGTAAGAAGCTGGTGATTGTTGGGGATGGAGCTTGTGGGAAGACATGTCTTCTAATCGTCTTCAGCAAGGACCAGTTCCCCGAGGTCTACGTCCCCACTGTGTTTGAGAACTATGTTGCAGACATCGAGGTTGATTGCAAGCAG GTGGAGTTGGCTCTTTGGGATACAGCCGGTCAGGAAGACTACGACAGGTTGAGACCTCTCTCCTATCCAGACACTGATGTCATCCTCATGTGCTTCTCCATAGACAGCCCTGACAGCTTGG aaaacATTCCAGAGAAGTGGACCCCGGAGGTCAAACATTTCTGTCCAAATGTCCCCATCATCCTCGTAGGAAACAAGAAAGACCTGCGTAACGACGAGCACACGCGTCGAGAGCTGGCCAAGATGAAGCAG GAACCAGTGAAGTCTGAGGAGGGCCGGGACATGGCCGGACGCATCGCCGCTTCCGGTTACATGGAGTGCTCCGCCAAGACCAAGGAAGGCGTGCGGGAGGTTTTCGAGATGGCCACCAGGGCAGCGCTGCAAGCCCGCCGTGGAAAGAAGAACAATAAATGTGCGCTGCTCTAA